The following proteins come from a genomic window of Candidatus Methylomirabilota bacterium:
- a CDS encoding P-II family nitrogen regulator, translating into MKKIEAIIKPFKLDDVKEALTGIGVIGMTVSEVRGFGRQKGHTELYRGGEYTVDFLPKIKVEVVVPDNLVDKVAGVLAAAAKTGNIGDGKIFVQPVDTAVRIRTGERDESAL; encoded by the coding sequence ATGAAAAAGATCGAGGCGATCATCAAGCCGTTCAAGCTCGACGACGTCAAGGAAGCCCTGACCGGCATCGGGGTCATCGGCATGACGGTCTCCGAGGTCCGAGGGTTCGGCCGACAGAAGGGCCACACCGAGCTGTACCGCGGCGGCGAGTACACGGTCGACTTCCTCCCGAAGATCAAGGTCGAGGTGGTCGTCCCGGACAACCTGGTGGACAAGGTGGCCGGCGTCCTGGCCGCAGCGGCGAAGACCGGCAACATCGGCGACGGCAAGATCTTCGTGCAGCCGGTGGACACGGCGGTCCGGATCCGGACCGGCGAGCGGGACGAGAGCGCGCTTTGA
- a CDS encoding helix-turn-helix domain-containing protein translates to YFRINTVTVALPSLRERSGDIPLLAKSFLERFRIKHSREVEGIDPEAYRRLLSYSWPGNIRELEHAIERAVLVARGKEIALSDLPEPLQADPSPGGSAPPPGSLEEIERVSIVRALESTGWNKQAAAQVLGLRRPTLYSKMRRHGIPQRRA, encoded by the coding sequence TACTTCCGGATCAACACGGTGACCGTCGCGCTGCCCTCTCTCCGCGAGCGCTCGGGCGACATCCCCCTGCTGGCCAAGTCCTTCCTCGAGCGGTTCCGCATCAAGCACAGCCGGGAGGTGGAGGGTATCGACCCCGAGGCCTACCGCCGGCTGCTCTCCTATTCGTGGCCCGGTAACATCCGAGAGCTGGAGCACGCCATCGAGCGCGCGGTGCTGGTGGCCCGGGGGAAGGAGATCGCGCTCAGCGACCTGCCCGAGCCACTTCAGGCCGACCCGTCCCCGGGTGGATCCGCGCCCCCGCCGGGCTCGCTGGAGGAGATCGAGCGCGTCTCGATCGTGCGTGCGCTCGAGTCGACCGGTTGGAACAAGCAGGCCGCCGCGCAGGTGCTGGGCCTGCGGCGTCCCACGCTGTACTCGAAGATGCGCCGGCACGGCATTCCGCAGCGCCGCGCCTGA
- a CDS encoding ammonium transporter — MTARGHAVRNAMLVILFVAVAVMLALLGPALAQTSAPAPTAPAPATGPAPAPKIDSGDTAWVLISSALVLLMTAPGLALFYGGMVRQKNALGTLMQSFIILALISVQWVLWGYSLAFGPDKGGIIGGLEWVGLNGVGQAPNPDYAATIPHQAFMLFQMMFAVITPALITGAFAERKKFSTFIVFILAWATLVYDPLAHWVWGVGGWLRNLGALDFAGGTVVHISSGISALAAALIIGRRRGYGHQPMPPHNLPFTVMGASLLWFGWFGFNAGSALAANGLAAHAFMTTNTATAAAALGWMFTEWASRGKPTVLGAASGAVAGLVAITPAAGFVTPMAAIVIGAVAGFICYNACNLKSKLGYDDSLDVVGVHGVGGTWGALATGIFATKLVNDAGGDGLLYGNPKQLGVQVVAVLVTWVLGFVMTTVILKVLDATMGLRVTAEDEMAGLDLSQHSETAYALGGSAAYGEYSMGGSGHGAFESMKPAEAKARPSH; from the coding sequence ATGACGGCCCGAGGACACGCGGTGAGGAACGCGATGCTGGTGATCCTGTTCGTGGCGGTGGCCGTGATGCTCGCCCTGCTCGGCCCGGCGCTGGCTCAGACATCCGCCCCGGCGCCGACGGCCCCTGCGCCGGCAACCGGCCCCGCGCCCGCGCCGAAGATCGACAGCGGCGATACCGCCTGGGTGCTGATCTCCTCGGCCCTGGTCCTCCTGATGACCGCCCCCGGCCTGGCGCTCTTCTACGGCGGCATGGTGCGGCAGAAGAACGCGCTGGGTACGCTGATGCAGAGCTTCATCATCCTCGCCCTGATCTCGGTGCAATGGGTGCTCTGGGGGTACAGCCTGGCGTTCGGCCCCGACAAGGGCGGCATCATCGGCGGGCTCGAGTGGGTCGGCCTGAACGGAGTGGGCCAGGCTCCCAACCCCGACTACGCGGCGACGATTCCGCATCAAGCCTTCATGCTCTTCCAGATGATGTTCGCCGTCATCACACCGGCGCTCATCACCGGCGCCTTCGCGGAGCGGAAGAAGTTCTCGACGTTCATCGTCTTCATCCTCGCGTGGGCGACCCTGGTCTACGACCCGCTCGCCCACTGGGTGTGGGGCGTGGGCGGCTGGCTGCGCAACCTGGGCGCTCTCGACTTCGCCGGGGGCACCGTGGTGCACATCTCCTCGGGCATCTCGGCGCTGGCCGCGGCCCTGATCATCGGTCGCCGGAGGGGATACGGCCATCAGCCGATGCCGCCGCACAACCTGCCCTTCACGGTGATGGGCGCGAGCCTGCTCTGGTTCGGCTGGTTCGGGTTCAACGCGGGCAGCGCGCTGGCCGCCAACGGCCTCGCCGCGCATGCCTTCATGACCACCAACACCGCGACCGCAGCCGCCGCGCTCGGGTGGATGTTCACCGAGTGGGCGTCGCGCGGAAAGCCCACCGTCCTGGGGGCGGCCTCCGGGGCGGTCGCTGGCCTGGTCGCCATCACGCCCGCGGCGGGCTTCGTCACCCCGATGGCCGCCATCGTGATCGGCGCGGTGGCCGGCTTCATCTGCTACAACGCCTGCAACCTGAAGTCGAAGCTGGGTTACGACGACTCGCTCGACGTGGTCGGGGTCCACGGGGTCGGCGGGACGTGGGGCGCGCTGGCCACCGGCATCTTCGCCACCAAGCTCGTGAACGACGCGGGCGGCGACGGGCTGCTGTACGGCAACCCCAAGCAGCTCGGTGTGCAGGTCGTCGCGGTGCTGGTGACGTGGGTGCTCGGGTTCGTGATGACCACGGTCATCCTGAAGGTGCTGGACGCGACCATGGGGCTGCGCGTCACCGCCGAGGACGAGATGGCCGGTCTCGACCTCTCGCAGCACTCGGAAACGGCCTACGCGCTCGGCGGCTCCGCGGCGTACGGCGAGTACTCGATGGGCGGCAGCGGCCACGGCGCCTTCGAGAGCATGAAACCGGCGGAAGCCAAGGCGCGGCCGAGTCACTAG
- a CDS encoding response regulator encodes MPRILLVDDDPAWRNLYRMALESKFDLFEATDGYQALSVLGAVRPDVIVLDLKMPRMDGMDFLRRLSRLSPRPSVIVCSGAFTEAERPHIPGVHLAAKTPDLKELWAALRAATPAATVAAAVPARAAVAAEDGVWRD; translated from the coding sequence ATGCCCCGGATACTCCTCGTAGACGACGACCCCGCCTGGCGCAATCTGTATCGCATGGCGCTGGAGAGCAAGTTCGACCTGTTCGAGGCGACCGACGGGTATCAGGCGCTGTCGGTGCTCGGTGCGGTAAGGCCCGATGTGATCGTGCTGGACCTAAAGATGCCCCGGATGGACGGTATGGACTTCCTTCGTCGCCTGAGCCGACTGAGCCCTCGCCCCAGTGTCATCGTCTGCTCGGGTGCCTTCACCGAGGCTGAGCGCCCGCACATTCCGGGAGTTCACCTCGCCGCCAAGACGCCGGACCTCAAGGAGCTCTGGGCCGCCCTCCGTGCGGCGACGCCGGCGGCGACCGTCGCGGCGGCGGTCCCGGCGCGTGCGGCCGTTGCGGCCGAAGACGGGGTCTGGCGCGACTGA